From Dasypus novemcinctus isolate mDasNov1 chromosome 11, mDasNov1.1.hap2, whole genome shotgun sequence, one genomic window encodes:
- the GJA1 gene encoding gap junction alpha-1 protein translates to MGDWSALGKLLDKVQAYSTAGGKVWLSVLFIFRILLLGTAVESAWGDEQSAFRCNTQQPGCENVCYDKSFPISHVRFWVLQIIFVSVPTLLYLAHVFYVMRKEEKLNKKEEELKVAQTDGANVDMHLKQIEIKKFKYGIEEHGKVKMRGGLLRTYIISILFKSIFEVAFLLIQWYIYGFSLSAVYTCKRAPCPHQVDCFLSRPTEKTIFIIFMLVVSLVSLALNIIELFYVFFKGVKDRVKGKTDPYHATTGPLSPAKDCGSQKYAYFNGCSSPTAPLSPMSPPGYKLVTGDRNNSSCRNYNKQASEQNWANYSAEQNRMGQAGSTISNSHAQPFDFPDDNQNSKKLVAAGHELQPLTLVDQRPSSRASSRASSRPRPDDLEI, encoded by the coding sequence ATGGGTGACTGGAGTGCCTTAGGCAAACTCCTTGACAAGGTTCAAGCCTACTCCACGGCTGGAGGGAAGGTGTGGCTCTCAGTTCTTTTCATTTTCCGGATCCTTCTCCTGGGGACAGCGGTTGAGTCAGCCTGGGGTGATGAGCAGTCTGCCTTTCGCTGCAACACTCAACAACCTGGTTGTGAAAACGTCTGCTATGACAAGTCCTTCCCAATCTCTCACGTGCGTTTCTGGGTCCTGCAGATCATATTTGTGTCTGTACCCACCCTCTTGTACCTGGCCCACGTCTTCTATGTGATGcgaaaagaagagaaattgaacaagaaagaagagGAACTCAAAGTTGCTCAGACTGATGGTGCCAATGTGGACATGCACTTGAAGCAAATTGAAATAAAGAAGTTCAAGTATGGGATTGAAGAGCATGGGAAGGTGAAAATGCGAGGCGGCTTGCTGCGGACTTACATCATCAGCATCCTTTTCAAGTCTATCTTCGAGGTGGCCTTCTTGCTGATCCAGTGGTACATCTATGGATTCAGCCTGAGTGCAGTCTACACTTGCAAACGCGCTCCCTGCCCACATCAGGTAGATTGCTTCCTCTCTCGCCCCACAGAGAAAACCATCTTCATCATCTTCATGCTGGTCGTGTCCTTGGTGTCTCTGGCCTTGAACATCATCGAACTCTTCTACGTCTTCTTCAAGGGCGTTAAGGATCGGGTGAAGGGGAAAACTGATCCTTACCACGCTACCACCGGCCCACTGAGCCCTGCCAAAGACTGTGGATCTCAAAAATATGCTTATTTTAATGGCTGCTCCTCACCCACTGCTCCACTCTCGCCCATGTCTCCTCCCGGGTACAAGCTGGTGACTGGAGACAGAAACAATTCTTCCTGCCGCAATTACAACAAGCAAGCAAGTGAGCAAAACTGGGCGAATTATAGTGCGGAGCAAAATCGAATGGGGCAGGCAGGAAGCACCATCTCTAACTCCCACGCACAGCCTTTTGATTTCCCTGATGATAACCAGAATTCTAAAAAACTAGTTGCTGCTGGGCATGAACTACAGCCACTGACCTTGGTGGACCAGCGGCCTTCCAGCAGAGCCAGCAGTCGTGCCAGCAGCAGGCCTCGGCCTGATGACCTGGAGATCTAG